The Pricia mediterranea genome includes a window with the following:
- a CDS encoding SPOR domain-containing protein: MALEHYISELLYRYNCVVVPGFGAFLTQPRSAVIHEETQTFYPPMKRVSFNQQLVANDGLLVSHMAEVQKTTFEDMLKQVEEEVADWISRLQNGERLELAQIGEVWSGAEGRIQFQPSGKTNYLMASYGMSSFAAVPVARETMKEEVAALEEKTPFAFTPETRKSVAARPYLKYAAVVLLALTAGVAGFQFYQADRNNHQLVREEAQQQVSKRIQEATFFDTDPLELPTITLKTTKKSVTDKAGQKIHHIIAGAFRYKTNADKRIAQLQKLGFNPSYIGTNPFGLHMVAYDSFNDAQKALSELHRVKRSQKDAWLKSVR; the protein is encoded by the coding sequence ATGGCACTAGAACACTATATATCTGAACTGCTTTACCGCTACAACTGCGTTGTGGTGCCGGGTTTCGGCGCGTTTTTGACCCAACCGAGGTCCGCCGTCATCCATGAAGAAACCCAGACCTTTTATCCTCCGATGAAAAGGGTATCCTTCAACCAGCAGCTGGTGGCCAATGACGGGCTGTTGGTGTCCCATATGGCAGAAGTCCAAAAAACCACTTTCGAAGACATGCTAAAGCAGGTCGAGGAAGAGGTGGCAGATTGGATCTCAAGACTGCAAAACGGGGAGCGGCTCGAGTTGGCCCAAATCGGTGAAGTCTGGTCCGGTGCCGAGGGGAGGATACAGTTTCAGCCTTCCGGAAAAACCAATTATCTGATGGCTTCCTACGGGATGTCCTCTTTTGCCGCCGTTCCGGTAGCTCGGGAAACCATGAAAGAAGAGGTGGCCGCTTTGGAAGAAAAGACTCCTTTTGCCTTCACGCCCGAAACTCGCAAAAGTGTAGCGGCCCGACCCTATTTAAAATATGCGGCGGTCGTCTTGTTGGCGCTTACTGCCGGGGTGGCAGGCTTCCAGTTCTACCAGGCCGACCGGAACAATCATCAGTTGGTGCGCGAAGAGGCGCAGCAACAGGTTTCCAAACGTATTCAGGAGGCCACTTTTTTCGACACCGACCCGTTAGAGCTGCCTACGATTACCCTGAAAACCACAAAGAAGTCGGTAACGGACAAAGCGGGACAAAAAATACACCACATAATTGCTGGCGCATTCCGCTATAAAACCAATGCCGATAAAAGAATAGCACAGTTGCAAAAGCTGGGTTTCAACCCCTCCTATATCGGAACCAATCCTTTCGGACTGCATATGGTAGCGTACGACAGCTTTAATGATGCGCAAAAAGCCTTGAGTGAACTTCATCGGGTCAAACGCTCCCAAAAAGATGCTTGGTTAAAGTCCGTCAGGTGA
- a CDS encoding type 1 glutamine amidotransferase domain-containing protein: MKRIAILATNGFEESELKSPKEAMEKEGFQVDIVSPQAGKIKGWSDGNWSNSYDVDETLDNVKADDYNALMLPGGVINPDTLRHNDKALTFVRDFFKQEKPVAAICHAPWTLISADVVKGRKMTSYVSIKDDLINAGANWVDEEVVVDQGFVTSRNPNDLPAFNAKLIEEIKEGKHEEQHA; this comes from the coding sequence ATGAAAAGGATAGCAATATTAGCGACAAACGGATTTGAGGAGAGTGAATTGAAATCTCCAAAGGAAGCCATGGAAAAGGAAGGTTTTCAGGTAGACATCGTTAGTCCGCAAGCTGGAAAAATCAAAGGATGGTCAGACGGGAATTGGTCTAATTCTTACGATGTGGACGAAACCCTGGACAATGTGAAAGCCGACGATTACAATGCTTTAATGTTGCCAGGTGGGGTAATAAATCCCGATACCTTGCGACATAATGATAAAGCCTTGACTTTCGTACGCGATTTCTTTAAACAAGAGAAGCCGGTAGCGGCCATCTGTCACGCTCCGTGGACGCTCATTAGCGCCGATGTGGTAAAAGGTCGAAAGATGACGAGTTATGTGTCGATCAAAGATGACTTAATTAACGCTGGAGCGAATTGGGTGGACGAAGAAGTAGTAGTAGACCAAGGGTTTGTGACAAGCAGAAATCCAAATGATCTACCGGCCTTTAACGCCAAGCTGATTGAGGAAATTAAGGAAGGTAAGCACGAAGAACAGCACGCTTAA
- a CDS encoding very short patch repair endonuclease, with amino-acid sequence MPKDYSEKRIKVPRFNEESGFYTTPKRSKIMSKIRGRNTKPELAFRKALYASGYRYRIDYKKLIGKPDILLKKYKTAIFIDGEYWHGHNWSERKPKVKTNREFWIAKIERNMQRDREVNEELRRLGYTVFRFWESEIKKELETCLREVIDHLKSVQTR; translated from the coding sequence ATGCCCAAAGATTATTCCGAAAAGCGCATCAAGGTTCCCCGTTTTAACGAAGAATCGGGTTTTTATACTACCCCGAAGCGCTCCAAGATAATGAGCAAAATAAGGGGCAGGAACACCAAGCCCGAACTCGCTTTTCGAAAAGCCCTGTACGCATCGGGATACCGATATCGTATCGACTACAAAAAGTTGATCGGCAAGCCCGACATCCTCTTAAAAAAGTATAAAACTGCCATTTTTATCGATGGGGAATACTGGCACGGCCATAACTGGTCGGAACGAAAACCCAAGGTCAAAACCAATCGGGAATTCTGGATCGCCAAGATAGAACGCAACATGCAGCGCGATCGAGAGGTAAACGAAGAACTGCGGCGTTTAGGATATACCGTTTTTCGATTTTGGGAATCCGAAATCAAAAAGGAACTCGAAACTTGCCTACGCGAGGTCATTGACCACCTAAAGTCGGTGCAAACGCGTTAA
- a CDS encoding phosphatidylinositol-specific phospholipase C/glycerophosphodiester phosphodiesterase family protein, with translation MKKLIIFLIVMGNGLMAQNVTQAGVHSHNDYLQNVPFWKAYSAGANSIEADVFLIENDLYVAHTRKEIDTLRTLEALYLEPLKKALTLGFDGAEELVLLIDIKSEPYTTLQTLNGILENYPSITGSDRVTIAISGNRPKPPEYLNYPKYIFFDHQNLQPLENPAILQKIALVSLSFRNFSEWSGEGAMTSEDRKRIIAVIEKAHDFNKPFRFWATPDSKSAWKAFVDLGVDFINTDKPMECIKFLDTL, from the coding sequence ATGAAAAAGCTGATAATCTTTTTAATCGTGATGGGAAACGGCTTGATGGCGCAAAATGTCACCCAGGCCGGCGTACACTCGCATAATGATTACCTACAAAATGTTCCTTTTTGGAAAGCTTATTCCGCTGGGGCCAATTCCATCGAGGCCGATGTGTTTTTGATCGAGAACGACCTGTACGTGGCGCATACCCGGAAAGAAATAGATACCCTCCGCACTTTGGAGGCACTGTATCTCGAGCCTTTGAAAAAAGCCCTTACCCTGGGTTTCGATGGGGCAGAAGAACTCGTGTTACTAATCGATATTAAATCAGAACCCTATACTACCCTTCAAACCCTGAACGGTATACTCGAAAATTATCCTTCGATTACCGGCAGTGATAGGGTAACCATTGCCATTTCCGGCAACCGACCAAAACCTCCGGAATACCTAAACTATCCCAAATATATTTTCTTCGACCATCAGAATTTGCAGCCTCTCGAGAATCCTGCTATCCTTCAAAAGATAGCTCTTGTCAGCTTGAGCTTCCGGAATTTTTCCGAATGGAGCGGAGAAGGCGCAATGACATCGGAAGACCGTAAAAGGATTATTGCTGTCATTGAAAAAGCCCACGACTTTAACAAACCCTTCCGTTTCTGGGCTACACCGGACTCCAAATCCGCTTGGAAGGCTTTTGTTGATTTGGGAGTGGATTTTATTAATACGGATAAGCCGATGGAATGCATTAAATTTTTAGATACGCTTTAA
- a CDS encoding succinate dehydrogenase/fumarate reductase iron-sulfur subunit has translation MKLNLKIWRQKDAKSKGEMKDYPINGIEGDMSFLEMLDVLNEELINKGEEPVQFDHDCREGICGSCSLQINGEPHGPDRLVTTCQLHMRKFNDGDTIVIEPFRATAFPVIKDLVIDRSAFDRIQQVGGYVSVNTSGNTVDANATPIEKENADDSFYAATCIGCGACVAACKNASAMLFTSAKVSQFALLPQGKVEATERVQNMVRQMDLEGFGNCTNTGACEVECPKGISLENIARMNREYLSANVKG, from the coding sequence ATGAAATTAAACTTGAAAATATGGCGTCAGAAAGATGCCAAGTCCAAAGGAGAAATGAAAGACTACCCTATCAATGGGATTGAGGGAGACATGTCGTTTTTGGAAATGTTGGACGTCTTGAACGAAGAGCTTATCAATAAGGGCGAAGAGCCCGTACAATTCGATCACGACTGTCGAGAAGGCATTTGTGGGTCTTGTTCATTGCAGATCAACGGGGAACCGCATGGTCCCGATCGATTGGTTACGACCTGCCAATTGCACATGCGAAAGTTCAATGACGGAGACACCATCGTTATCGAACCGTTCCGTGCAACGGCCTTTCCTGTAATCAAAGATTTGGTAATAGATCGCAGTGCTTTCGATAGGATACAGCAGGTAGGGGGTTATGTTTCTGTCAACACCTCTGGTAACACGGTCGATGCGAACGCTACCCCTATTGAAAAAGAAAATGCGGACGATTCGTTTTATGCGGCCACCTGTATCGGGTGCGGCGCTTGTGTCGCCGCTTGCAAGAATGCCAGTGCGATGCTATTCACTTCCGCCAAGGTATCGCAATTTGCACTGCTGCCCCAAGGTAAGGTCGAGGCTACCGAGCGCGTGCAGAACATGGTGCGCCAAATGGATCTCGAAGGTTTTGGGAACTGTACCAATACCGGGGCCTGTGAAGTGGAATGCCCTAAAGGTATTTCCTTGGAGAACATCGCAAGAATGAACCGCGAGTATTTATCGGCCAACGTAAAGGGGTAA
- the dprA gene encoding DNA-processing protein DprA, translating to MDENELISVLRLQHVPNIGDVTAKKLISYCGSPAAVFADKRQRLLKIDGIGSYTLSGLYDAQHREAAEAEYEYIEKNQIEYTYFLDARHPEYLKHCSDSPVLLFQRGNIELTGRKIISVVGTRQITSYGRAFCEKFIEDIAPLNPIIVSGFAYGVDITVQRAAVKHGLQTIGCLAHGLNQIYPKAHAKYIRDVEKNGGFYTEFWSTSQPEREHFLKRNRIIAGMSEATVVVESAERGGSLVTADIANSYDRDVFAVPGRTHDKYSVGCNNLIKRHRAHMMTSAADLVYLLNWDVEEKKNQNAQQQLFVGLDDTERAIHDYLLRDGKQLLDTIALECRLPVFKVSSTLLNMEIKGVVRPLPGKMFEAV from the coding sequence ATGGACGAAAATGAGCTTATATCGGTCTTACGGCTGCAGCATGTTCCGAATATAGGCGATGTGACCGCAAAAAAACTGATATCCTATTGCGGGAGCCCCGCTGCGGTCTTCGCCGATAAGCGGCAACGGCTATTGAAAATAGACGGCATCGGCTCTTACACCCTAAGCGGACTCTACGATGCGCAACATCGGGAGGCTGCCGAAGCGGAGTATGAATACATCGAAAAAAATCAAATCGAATACACGTATTTCTTGGATGCCCGACATCCCGAATACCTGAAACACTGCTCCGATAGTCCCGTGCTGTTGTTCCAACGCGGGAATATCGAATTGACAGGGCGAAAAATTATCAGTGTTGTCGGTACCCGTCAAATAACAAGCTACGGCAGGGCTTTCTGCGAGAAATTCATTGAAGACATCGCTCCCCTGAACCCGATTATCGTGAGCGGATTTGCCTATGGAGTCGATATTACGGTTCAGAGAGCGGCGGTAAAACACGGCCTGCAAACCATCGGATGTCTGGCGCACGGCCTCAACCAAATCTATCCGAAAGCACATGCCAAATACATTAGGGATGTCGAGAAAAATGGGGGATTTTACACCGAGTTCTGGAGTACGAGCCAGCCGGAAAGGGAGCATTTTCTAAAGCGGAACCGCATCATTGCGGGTATGAGCGAGGCTACGGTAGTAGTAGAATCCGCGGAAAGAGGGGGCAGTTTGGTCACAGCGGATATTGCCAACAGCTATGATCGCGATGTCTTCGCCGTACCGGGGCGTACCCATGATAAATACAGCGTGGGATGCAACAACCTCATCAAACGACATCGGGCCCATATGATGACTTCGGCGGCCGACCTGGTCTATCTGTTGAATTGGGACGTCGAAGAAAAAAAGAACCAAAATGCGCAACAGCAGCTTTTCGTGGGATTGGACGATACCGAGCGAGCGATCCACGATTATCTGCTTAGGGACGGCAAACAATTGCTGGATACCATTGCGCTGGAATGTCGATTACCGGTGTTCAAGGTATCATCTACCTTATTGAACATGGAAATAAAAGGGGTCGTGCGGCCCTTGCCTGGAAAAATGTTCGAGGCCGTCTAG
- a CDS encoding aminopeptidase P family protein: MKYEQIPNSLFTKNRKKFKARMKPKSIAIFNSNDIYPIGADSVLPFEQHRDIFYLSGADQEESILLLFPDASDKTRKEILFVRETNEHIAIWEGEKLTKDKATEVSGIETIYWLKEFDSVFFDLMTEAETIYFNTNEHYRQAVETQTREARFIQNCKLKFPAHQVAKSNPILQEIRGIKEPEELDLMQKACDITEKGFRRVLEFVKPGVWEYEIEAELLHQFVRNRSKGFAYPPIIASGNNANVLHYLENNKQCQDGDMILMDTAAEYANYSSDLTRTIPVNGKFTKRQRQVYEAVLRVKDDATKMLVPGTLWAAYHKEVGKLITSELLGLGLLDKADLQNETEEHPAYKKYFMHGTSHHIGLNTHDYGALKTPMKANMVFTVEPGIYIPDEKIGVRLEDDVVIQHTGEPFNLMANIPIEVEEIEELMNA, from the coding sequence ATGAAATACGAGCAAATTCCCAATTCCCTTTTTACCAAAAACCGCAAGAAATTTAAGGCCCGTATGAAGCCGAAAAGCATTGCGATTTTTAATTCCAATGATATTTACCCCATCGGTGCCGATAGCGTGCTACCTTTTGAACAGCATCGCGATATTTTCTACTTGAGCGGGGCCGATCAGGAAGAGTCCATCCTATTGCTTTTTCCGGATGCCTCGGATAAAACTCGTAAGGAAATCCTCTTTGTACGCGAAACCAATGAGCACATCGCCATTTGGGAAGGGGAAAAATTGACCAAGGACAAAGCGACCGAGGTTTCGGGTATCGAAACCATCTATTGGCTCAAAGAATTCGATTCGGTTTTTTTTGACCTGATGACTGAAGCCGAGACCATCTATTTTAATACCAACGAGCATTACCGCCAAGCGGTCGAGACCCAAACCCGGGAAGCCCGTTTTATTCAAAATTGTAAGCTGAAATTTCCGGCACACCAGGTCGCCAAAAGCAATCCCATTCTACAGGAAATCAGGGGTATAAAAGAACCGGAAGAGCTCGATTTGATGCAAAAGGCCTGTGATATCACTGAAAAAGGGTTCCGTCGTGTTCTGGAGTTTGTGAAACCGGGAGTATGGGAATACGAGATCGAAGCCGAACTCTTGCACCAGTTCGTACGAAACCGTTCCAAGGGCTTTGCCTATCCGCCCATCATCGCGTCGGGGAACAATGCCAACGTATTGCATTATCTGGAGAACAATAAACAGTGTCAAGACGGCGATATGATTCTAATGGATACCGCGGCGGAATACGCCAATTACTCCAGTGACCTGACCCGTACCATCCCCGTTAACGGCAAGTTCACCAAACGCCAAAGGCAGGTTTATGAAGCCGTACTCCGAGTGAAAGACGATGCCACGAAAATGCTGGTTCCCGGTACATTATGGGCAGCGTATCATAAAGAAGTCGGTAAGCTTATCACCTCTGAACTCTTGGGACTCGGGCTGCTCGACAAGGCCGACCTTCAAAACGAGACCGAAGAACATCCCGCCTACAAAAAATACTTTATGCACGGCACCAGCCATCATATCGGCCTTAATACACATGATTACGGCGCGTTAAAGACGCCTATGAAAGCGAATATGGTGTTTACGGTAGAGCCGGGCATCTATATTCCCGATGAGAAGATTGGCGTACGTTTAGAAGATGACGTGGTAATTCAGCACACAGGCGAACCATTTAACTTGATGGCAAATATCCCCATTGAGGTGGAAGAGATCGAGGAGCTGATGAATGCTTGA
- a CDS encoding fumarate reductase/succinate dehydrogenase flavoprotein subunit codes for MGKLDSKVPSGPLADKWTKHKNEINLVNPANKRNIDVIVVGTGLAGGSAAATLAELGYNVKTFCYQDSPRRAHSIAAQGGINAAKNYQGDGDSAYRLFYDTVKGGDYRSREANVYRLAEESANIIDQCVAQGVPFAREYGGLLDNRSFGGVLVSRTFYAKGQTGQQLLLGCYAAMNRQINRGKIKPYNRHEMMDLVLVDGKARGIIARDLVSGEIERHSAHAVVLATGGYGNVFFLSTNAMGSNVMAAWRAHRRGAYFANPCFTQIHPTCIPVSGDHQSKLTLMSESLRNDGRIWVPKRKEDAENIRQGKLKPTQLKEEDRDYYLERRYPAFGNLVPRDVASRAAKERCDAGFGVNKTGEAVYLDFASAIERYGKEEALTHGMKDADNKTITKLGRQVVENKYGNLFQMYEKIVDENPYETPMMIYPAVHYTMGGLWVDYNLQTTVDGCYCIGEANFSDHGANRLGASALMQGLADGYFVLPYTIGDYLSNDIRTGEISIDSPEFDQAEEAVRERIEKLMSGSGKHSVDHYHKLLGKIMWNKCGMARNAEDLTSAIDDIAALREDFWANVKVTGVADSLNAELEKAGRVADFLELGELFAKDALHRDESCGGHFREEYQTPEGEALRDDENFKYVAAWEFKGEPKNAVLHKENLKYENIELKTRSYK; via the coding sequence ATGGGCAAATTGGATTCTAAAGTCCCTTCAGGGCCGTTGGCCGATAAGTGGACGAAACATAAGAACGAAATCAACCTGGTCAATCCGGCAAATAAACGGAATATTGATGTTATCGTGGTCGGCACAGGGCTTGCCGGGGGATCTGCTGCGGCGACCTTGGCCGAACTTGGTTATAACGTAAAGACCTTTTGCTATCAAGATTCCCCCAGGCGCGCGCATTCCATCGCTGCACAGGGAGGGATCAATGCCGCGAAAAATTATCAGGGCGATGGGGATAGCGCGTATCGATTGTTCTACGACACCGTAAAAGGGGGAGACTACCGTTCCCGTGAGGCGAACGTATATCGTCTGGCGGAAGAATCGGCAAATATAATCGATCAATGCGTGGCCCAAGGCGTGCCTTTTGCGCGGGAGTACGGCGGATTATTGGACAACCGCTCCTTCGGGGGCGTTTTGGTATCCCGGACCTTTTACGCCAAAGGCCAGACGGGCCAGCAGTTGTTATTGGGATGTTACGCTGCCATGAACCGGCAGATCAACCGGGGGAAAATCAAGCCTTACAACCGTCATGAAATGATGGATCTGGTCTTGGTAGACGGTAAGGCGCGGGGCATTATCGCCCGCGACCTGGTATCCGGGGAAATAGAACGCCACTCTGCCCACGCGGTGGTCTTGGCCACCGGAGGCTATGGAAACGTGTTTTTTCTTTCCACAAATGCCATGGGAAGCAACGTAATGGCCGCTTGGCGTGCGCATCGAAGGGGAGCCTATTTCGCGAATCCCTGCTTTACCCAGATACACCCCACCTGTATCCCCGTTTCGGGCGACCACCAGTCCAAATTGACCCTAATGTCCGAGTCCCTTCGGAACGACGGCCGCATCTGGGTGCCCAAACGCAAGGAAGATGCCGAGAATATTCGTCAGGGAAAATTAAAGCCGACCCAGTTAAAGGAGGAAGACCGGGATTATTATTTGGAACGTCGCTACCCCGCTTTCGGTAACCTGGTGCCGAGGGATGTAGCTTCAAGGGCCGCCAAAGAGCGCTGCGACGCCGGTTTTGGGGTCAACAAAACAGGCGAAGCCGTGTATTTGGATTTTGCATCCGCCATTGAGCGCTACGGAAAAGAGGAGGCTTTGACCCATGGAATGAAGGATGCCGATAACAAGACCATCACAAAATTGGGTAGGCAGGTGGTCGAGAACAAGTACGGCAACCTTTTTCAGATGTACGAGAAAATTGTTGATGAGAATCCGTATGAGACCCCTATGATGATCTATCCTGCCGTACATTATACCATGGGCGGACTGTGGGTCGATTATAATCTGCAGACTACCGTCGATGGTTGCTACTGTATCGGGGAAGCCAATTTCAGCGATCACGGGGCCAATCGATTGGGAGCTTCGGCTCTGATGCAAGGTTTGGCCGATGGTTATTTTGTTTTGCCCTATACGATCGGGGATTACTTATCCAACGATATCCGAACCGGTGAAATATCTATCGATTCCCCGGAATTCGATCAGGCAGAGGAAGCGGTTAGGGAGCGTATCGAAAAATTGATGTCCGGCAGCGGCAAGCATTCAGTGGACCATTACCACAAGCTATTGGGCAAGATTATGTGGAACAAATGTGGGATGGCCCGGAATGCGGAAGATCTAACATCGGCCATAGATGACATTGCTGCGTTGCGGGAAGACTTTTGGGCCAATGTTAAAGTTACCGGAGTTGCGGACAGCTTGAACGCCGAATTGGAAAAGGCCGGCAGGGTTGCCGATTTTCTAGAATTGGGCGAACTTTTTGCCAAGGATGCGCTGCACCGTGATGAATCTTGCGGCGGACATTTCCGGGAAGAGTACCAAACGCCGGAAGGCGAGGCCTTACGGGATGATGAAAATTTCAAGTATGTCGCAGCTTGGGAGTTCAAAGGCGAGCCTAAAAACGCGGTTTTGCATAAAGAAAACCTGAAGTACGAGAATATTGAACTGAAAACGCGCTCGTATAAATAA
- a CDS encoding succinate dehydrogenase cytochrome b subunit has protein sequence MSGLVKSSIARKVVMALSGLFLVFFLAQHFTINVTSVLAPDTFNEWSHFMGYNGLVQFILQPVLIAGVIVHFVMGIVLEIQNNKARAIKYKKYTGSANASWMSRNMIITGLVVLAFLGLHMYDFWVHEMDYKYLSANPEDPTRYFEETAYKFESVWRTAIYVVSFVFLALHLWHGFGSSFQSMGVNNKYTPAIVGFTKIYAIAIPAGFIFIALYHHFNPITQ, from the coding sequence ATGAGCGGATTGGTTAAATCTTCGATAGCCCGAAAAGTGGTTATGGCCCTTTCGGGTCTTTTCTTGGTCTTCTTTTTGGCACAACATTTCACGATCAACGTCACCTCGGTACTTGCTCCCGATACCTTTAATGAGTGGTCACATTTTATGGGCTACAACGGGCTGGTGCAATTTATATTGCAACCTGTTCTTATTGCGGGCGTTATCGTCCACTTTGTAATGGGTATTGTGCTCGAAATCCAAAACAACAAGGCAAGGGCGATAAAGTATAAAAAATACACTGGGAGTGCCAATGCCAGCTGGATGTCGCGCAACATGATCATCACCGGACTGGTCGTACTCGCGTTTCTAGGACTGCATATGTACGATTTTTGGGTGCATGAGATGGACTATAAGTACCTTTCGGCGAATCCGGAAGATCCGACCCGGTACTTTGAGGAGACCGCGTACAAGTTCGAATCGGTTTGGAGAACCGCGATCTACGTTGTTTCATTCGTATTCTTGGCCTTGCACCTATGGCACGGCTTCGGCTCTTCTTTTCAAAGTATGGGCGTAAACAACAAATACACCCCTGCCATTGTAGGTTTCACCAAAATATATGCGATAGCAATCCCCGCAGGTTTTATTTTTATCGCGCTTTACCATCATTTTAATCCGATAACACAGTAG